A single genomic interval of Penaeus chinensis breed Huanghai No. 1 chromosome 23, ASM1920278v2, whole genome shotgun sequence harbors:
- the LOC125037400 gene encoding uncharacterized protein LOC125037400, with protein sequence MSVASEVQSPVDKENGSLPHSEEKLCDLPSSATPEERIQYKLEKAVGFKQKGNDHFKQQQLKKAIRNYHSGLMYMKAVDQDMNPNKHFGQSRAAPKLPQETKDAVMMLTADLHNNLADTAVRKLMLQVDQELRKENKKFSDMFKNSLLVKQS encoded by the exons ATGTCTGTGGCAAGTGAAGTGCAGTCGCCTGTCGACAAAGAAAATGGTTCTTTGCCGCACAGTGAAGAAAAACTTTGTGATCTGCCTTCATCCGCGACCCCAGAAGAGAGAATCCAGTATAAATTGGAGAAGGCAGTGGGCTTCAAGCAAAAGGGAAATGACCACTTCAAGCAGCAGCAGTTGAAGAAGGCCATAAGGAATTATCATAG TGGACTCATGTATATGAAAGCAGTGGATCAGGACATGAATCCAAACAAACATTTTGGTCAAAGTCGCGCTGCCCCAAAACTCCCCCAAGAGACAAAAGACGCAGTGATGATGTTAACGGCCGATTTGCACAACAATTTGGCAG ACACAGCAGTACGGAAATTGATGCTCCAAGTAGACCAGGAACtaaggaaagagaacaagaaattcAGTGACATGTTTAAGAACAGTCTTTTGGTGAAGCAGTCTTGA